One window of Nitrospirota bacterium genomic DNA carries:
- a CDS encoding efflux RND transporter periplasmic adaptor subunit — MSYNYGYPEMRGRTPCFIFALVLVFTIIAACSGDKSQSSKPPSVPVVVAEAVKKTVPVQIRAVGNVEPYSTVSVKSQVGGILTRVHFREGQDVRKDDLLFSIDSRPYEASLKQAEANLAKDAAQLENARVEVRRYEELVRKGYVAQEQYDQIRTSAATLEAVVNAGKALVEYARLQLQYCSIHSPITGRTGNLMANQGNLIKANADTAMVAINQVQPIYVTFSVPEQYLGEIKKYMSSGRLNVAVVTGKDEKYPEQGVVTFVDNTVDVATGTIKLKATFANNDRRLWPGQFVAVSMTLTAMQDATVVPSQAVQTGQQGSYVFVIKPDLTVESRPVEVSLAHAEETVIEKGLQPGERVVTDGQMRIFPGAIVEVKPPVGAERK; from the coding sequence ATGAGCTACAATTATGGATATCCGGAAATGCGGGGAAGAACGCCCTGTTTCATATTTGCCCTGGTACTGGTGTTCACTATCATTGCCGCATGCTCAGGAGATAAATCGCAATCCTCCAAACCGCCTTCTGTTCCGGTTGTTGTTGCCGAGGCGGTGAAAAAAACAGTGCCGGTGCAGATCAGGGCAGTCGGCAATGTGGAGCCATATTCCACAGTCTCGGTGAAATCTCAGGTAGGTGGCATTCTCACCCGGGTCCATTTCCGGGAAGGACAAGATGTAAGGAAAGACGACCTCCTTTTCTCGATTGATTCACGGCCTTATGAGGCATCGCTAAAACAAGCTGAAGCAAACCTTGCAAAAGATGCCGCTCAGTTGGAAAACGCACGGGTTGAAGTCCGCCGCTATGAGGAACTCGTCAGGAAAGGCTATGTGGCGCAGGAACAGTACGACCAGATCCGCACCAGCGCTGCTACCCTCGAAGCAGTTGTCAACGCAGGCAAAGCGCTGGTTGAATATGCACGACTGCAGTTGCAATACTGTTCTATCCATTCCCCCATCACGGGAAGAACCGGGAATCTCATGGCCAATCAGGGAAATCTTATTAAGGCAAATGCCGATACTGCAATGGTTGCCATCAATCAGGTCCAGCCGATTTATGTAACTTTTTCAGTACCCGAGCAATACCTCGGGGAGATCAAGAAGTATATGTCTTCCGGAAGACTGAATGTGGCAGTGGTTACCGGAAAGGATGAGAAATATCCGGAGCAGGGAGTAGTTACTTTTGTGGACAATACTGTGGATGTTGCCACGGGAACCATAAAGCTCAAGGCAACGTTTGCCAATAACGACAGGCGGCTCTGGCCGGGCCAGTTCGTCGCTGTATCGATGACGCTCACCGCAATGCAGGATGCGACAGTGGTTCCCTCTCAGGCTGTCCAGACCGGACAACAGGGTTCCTATGTCTTTGTGATCAAACCTGATCTTACCGTAGAGTCGCGACCTGTTGAGGTCAGTCTGGCCCATGCAGAAGAAACAGTCATTGAGAAGGGGCTTCAACCCGGCGAACGGGTCGTCACCGACGGTCAGATGAGGATTTTCCCCGGAGCCATTGTCGAGGTGAAACCCCCTGTCGGTGCGGAACGGAAATAA
- a CDS encoding TetR/AcrR family transcriptional regulator → MNKRSGIESKKKIMQAAMDVFSRKGYAKTSIREIAKTAGISIGGVYLYFNTKEELYRNLIHDKRREMAAMIERTVSEAESASGALSKFLELYLEYALKHKEFILLHIREHGFAFGIREKRNFFRKQRELIENIIAHGIRSGEFRECNPEAMATILVGALRGVVLSLALDADVRVTPIMLNEFVLEGLLSSRKGRDVSVHSGRSAKYPQREGQG, encoded by the coding sequence ATGAACAAACGTTCAGGTATAGAATCAAAAAAGAAGATCATGCAGGCCGCAATGGATGTATTCTCGCGGAAAGGCTATGCAAAAACCAGTATTAGGGAGATTGCGAAGACTGCGGGGATCAGTATCGGCGGGGTATACCTGTATTTCAATACCAAGGAGGAACTTTACCGGAACCTTATTCATGACAAGCGTCGTGAGATGGCCGCCATGATCGAAAGGACCGTTTCAGAGGCAGAGTCTGCATCGGGGGCGTTATCAAAATTTCTGGAATTGTATCTCGAATATGCTCTGAAGCACAAGGAATTCATTCTTCTCCACATCAGAGAGCACGGGTTTGCATTCGGGATTCGTGAGAAACGGAATTTTTTCAGAAAACAGCGCGAACTGATAGAAAATATTATCGCACACGGGATCCGGTCCGGGGAGTTCAGGGAATGCAATCCCGAGGCAATGGCCACGATCCTCGTCGGGGCACTCAGAGGAGTTGTCCTTTCACTGGCCCTGGATGCGGATGTGCGTGTTACGCCAATAATGCTGAATGAATTTGTACTGGAGGGGCTGCTTTCTTCCCGCAAGGGGAGGGATGTGTCCGTGCATTCAGGCAGGTCTGCGAAATATCCACAGAGGGAGGGTCAAGGATGA
- the panD gene encoding aspartate 1-decarboxylase, with protein MLRCILRAKIHTATVTDSNLSYEGSITIDESLLKKAGIIPYEQVMISNLNNGERFETYVIPGRKGSGEICLNGPTARKGVVGDRVIIFCYRYFQDRELRGFKPTIVLLDEKNRIIGVK; from the coding sequence ATGCTAAGGTGCATCCTGAGGGCAAAAATACATACCGCAACGGTAACAGACTCCAACCTTTCATATGAGGGCAGCATTACCATAGACGAATCACTCCTGAAAAAGGCGGGAATTATTCCTTATGAGCAGGTGATGATAAGCAATCTCAATAACGGGGAGCGCTTCGAGACATATGTTATCCCCGGCAGGAAAGGCTCCGGCGAGATCTGTCTCAACGGCCCCACAGCAAGAAAAGGCGTAGTCGGAGACCGGGTAATCATCTTCTGTTACAGGTATTTTCAGGACAGGGAACTCAGGGGATTCAAACCGACGATTGTGCTTCTTGACGAGAAGAACAGGATCATCGGGGTAAAATAA
- the gatC gene encoding Asp-tRNA(Asn)/Glu-tRNA(Gln) amidotransferase subunit GatC codes for MKISRTEIEHIAMLARLSLSEEEKELFSSQMSSILGYMEKLNELDTGDVEPTSHVLALHNVMREDVLKPSLPGKDALMNAPSHTEKFYRVPKIIE; via the coding sequence GTGAAAATATCAAGAACAGAAATTGAACATATCGCCATGCTTGCAAGGCTCTCCCTGTCCGAGGAAGAGAAGGAACTGTTCAGTTCCCAAATGAGCAGCATTCTCGGATACATGGAGAAGCTGAATGAATTGGACACAGGGGATGTTGAACCCACATCCCATGTCCTTGCGCTGCATAACGTCATGCGCGAAGATGTGCTGAAACCTTCGTTGCCCGGTAAAGACGCTCTCATGAATGCACCATCGCATACCGAGAAGTTCTACAGGGTCCCGAAAATAATAGAATAG
- a CDS encoding UvrD-helicase domain-containing protein has translation MHDLNPQQKEALLCNDTPLMVFAGAGSGKTRVISHKFSYLTRLKKHAKDSILTVTFTNKAADEMKHRISSLIDKDVNGSWIGTFHSQCNRILRKESKAIGYDPNFSIYDEDDQCCLIRHILKEFKIYEALYKGISSRISFLKSSLVSPEDFLSSADGFGFDEKLAKVYVRYQDELKRSNALDYDDLIMLSVRLFETKKNICEKYQDKFSYILVDEFQDTNFAQYKLLKLLASGHEKICVVGDDDQSIYKFRGANVSNISSFENDFPKVKIIKLEQNYRSTQHILDVSGAVIAQNLKRKSKKLWTERGSGEKVHHCWLNTYEDEAKYIAKAIKEYYLKGIYNYRDFAIFYRVNLQSRVLEDALRNEGLPYKIMGGVSFYQRKEIKDIIAYMRLSVNSGDNVSFRRVVNTPSRGIGASLLSRIETEAKKKTIPLFNALKTMLRGDQFSSTAKEKLSQFVKTIEKFSPSKFKSAGEMLRCIAVKSGYADTLNEERMKNVEELISSAEGRDIKDFLDKVLMITGMDEVKEGEFVSLMTLHNAKGLEFPVVFITGLEEGVLPYCKAMNHEDEIAEERRLFYVGMTRAKDVLWLTGASRRRLYSKMQDQEPSRFLRDIPRECCNWIEKITGRQMIKLTPVKKSVKPRDTFTLYTAGCRVKHPSWGIGVVRDCYGDGDDLKVMVNFPNFGVKRLAVRFANLEKI, from the coding sequence ATGCATGATTTAAACCCCCAGCAGAAAGAAGCTCTTTTGTGCAATGACACCCCGTTGATGGTATTTGCGGGGGCGGGAAGCGGGAAAACACGGGTCATTTCCCACAAGTTCTCTTACCTGACCAGGTTAAAAAAGCATGCAAAAGATTCTATCCTGACGGTCACCTTTACGAACAAGGCAGCCGACGAAATGAAGCACAGGATCAGCAGCCTCATCGATAAGGACGTCAACGGGTCATGGATAGGCACATTTCACTCACAGTGCAACAGGATATTGAGAAAGGAAAGCAAGGCCATTGGGTACGATCCCAATTTTTCCATTTACGACGAAGACGACCAGTGCTGCCTCATACGCCATATTCTGAAGGAGTTCAAGATCTATGAAGCCCTTTACAAAGGCATAAGCTCACGGATCAGCTTCCTGAAATCATCCCTCGTCAGCCCCGAGGATTTTCTCTCTTCAGCTGACGGGTTCGGTTTTGACGAGAAACTTGCGAAGGTCTATGTGCGGTACCAGGATGAACTAAAAAGGAGCAATGCGCTGGATTACGATGATCTCATCATGCTGTCAGTCAGATTGTTTGAAACGAAAAAAAATATTTGCGAGAAATACCAGGACAAGTTTTCCTATATCCTGGTCGACGAATTCCAGGACACCAACTTTGCGCAGTACAAGCTCCTGAAACTCCTTGCATCGGGGCATGAGAAGATCTGTGTTGTCGGAGATGATGACCAGAGCATCTACAAGTTCAGGGGAGCCAATGTCAGCAATATCAGCAGTTTCGAAAATGATTTCCCCAAGGTGAAGATCATCAAACTTGAACAGAACTACCGCTCGACGCAGCATATCCTCGATGTATCCGGAGCAGTGATTGCGCAGAATCTGAAGAGGAAGTCGAAGAAACTCTGGACAGAGAGGGGCAGCGGGGAAAAAGTGCACCATTGCTGGCTGAATACCTATGAGGACGAAGCAAAATACATCGCAAAAGCCATAAAGGAATACTATCTCAAAGGCATATACAATTACCGGGACTTCGCGATATTCTACCGCGTTAATCTCCAGTCACGGGTGCTCGAAGATGCGCTCCGGAATGAAGGGCTCCCGTATAAAATCATGGGGGGCGTCAGTTTTTACCAGAGAAAGGAGATCAAGGACATCATCGCATACATGCGCCTGTCCGTAAACAGCGGAGACAATGTAAGTTTCCGGAGAGTTGTCAACACCCCGTCAAGGGGAATAGGCGCGTCCCTTCTTTCAAGAATCGAGACCGAGGCAAAGAAGAAGACCATTCCCTTATTCAATGCCCTGAAGACGATGCTCCGCGGAGATCAGTTTTCGAGTACAGCGAAAGAAAAGCTTTCTCAATTCGTAAAGACAATCGAGAAGTTCTCTCCGTCAAAATTCAAGTCCGCCGGAGAGATGCTGAGATGCATCGCAGTAAAATCCGGCTATGCAGATACCCTTAACGAGGAAAGAATGAAAAATGTGGAGGAACTGATCAGTTCTGCTGAGGGAAGGGACATAAAAGATTTCCTCGACAAGGTGCTGATGATAACCGGCATGGACGAGGTGAAGGAAGGGGAGTTTGTCTCTCTCATGACCCTGCACAACGCAAAAGGGCTCGAGTTTCCGGTGGTGTTTATTACAGGCCTTGAAGAAGGTGTTCTGCCTTACTGCAAGGCGATGAATCACGAGGATGAGATTGCCGAGGAGCGGAGGCTCTTTTATGTGGGAATGACCCGTGCGAAGGACGTACTCTGGCTCACAGGTGCCAGCAGGAGGAGACTGTATTCCAAAATGCAGGATCAGGAACCGTCGAGGTTCCTGAGGGATATCCCCAGAGAGTGCTGCAACTGGATCGAAAAGATAACAGGCCGTCAGATGATAAAGCTTACTCCTGTCAAGAAAAGCGTCAAGCCCAGAGATACGTTTACCCTGTACACTGCCGGATGCAGGGTGAAACATCCGTCATGGGGTATCGGGGTAGTCCGGGACTGCTACGGGGATGGAGACGACCTGAAGGTCATGGTCAATTTCCCCAACTTCGGGGTAAAAAGACTTGCGGTAAGGTTCGCCAACCTGGAAAAAATCTAG